A single window of Acidobacteriota bacterium DNA harbors:
- a CDS encoding tyrosine-type recombinase/integrase, giving the protein MLVNPTQEEFDKLYNECSSAIKPIVLLARHTGLRKGEVLNLKWEDVDFKSRLIYVTESKNNERREVPMNETVCRTLKTDLLQYGGGECRQTRVHTESISENLQKVVPQNVNI; this is encoded by the coding sequence GTGCTGGTCAATCCAACCCAGGAAGAATTTGATAAGCTTTACAATGAATGCTCCTCTGCCATTAAGCCAATTGTCCTGTTAGCAAGGCATACAGGCTTGAGAAAAGGTGAAGTCTTGAACCTTAAGTGGGAAGATGTAGATTTTAAGAGCCGGCTCATCTATGTTACCGAATCAAAGAACAATGAAAGGCGTGAAGTCCCAATGAATGAAACAGTCTGTAGAACTCTTAAAACTGATCTTCTACAGTATGGAGGGGGTGAGTGCCGGCAAACCCGCGTCCATACTGAATCGATCTCCGAAAATCTCCAAAAGGTAGTGCCACAAAATGTTAATATTTAG